DNA from Homo sapiens chromosome 1, GRCh38.p14 Primary Assembly:
GCTGTGTGTGGCTTCGCAGCCCAACTGGGAGGAGGGGACAGGGGCGGGAAGTGGCAGGAAATGGCGAAAGCCTCAGGAATGTTTCCAGCAGGGAAGGCTGGGCAAACGGGGCCAGGAGGAATGCCCAGACAAGAACTCTGGttagggggaggggaagagacagagaagtaGCGACTGAactgtcccttaaaaaaaaaaaaatcaaacaacaaaaagagcACTATTATCTACCCCCACTCCAAACTACCGTTCTTCTGGTAGTAGAAAACTTTTGCTCATGTCACACCCACATGCCACACACCAACAAATCCATGGTCTTATCCACTTATGTCTAGGAAGGCCTAGAGCTACTTCTGGGATGAGGTTGGTCCTGGGAAGGGAAAGCCAGGAAGTGAGGCTGGGAGTCTGAGGGcaagtctctctctccctctcgtgcCAAACCCCACGTTCAGCCCTTTCAAATAGTTCTACCCTTGGAGGAGGTTAAGAAAGAGGAAAACGgggacgggcgcagtggctaacgcctgtaatcctaacacttaaGGAGGCTGATaagggtggagcacctgaggtcaggagttcgaggctagcctagccaacatggggaaaccccgtctctactaaaaatacaaaaattagccgggcgtggtggtgggcgcctgtaatcccagctactcaggaggctgaggcaggagaatcacttgaactcaggaggcggaggttgcagtgagccgagatcgcaccattgcactccagcctggacgataagagcgaaactccgtcttaaaaaaaaaaaaaaaaaaaaaaaagatagaaaggaaAACGGAAAACGGCTGCCTTTAATCTCACTCCTTACAGCCAGAGATGGGAACTTTGACTTCCCACCTGGGGGAGCACGAGAGTGCTCGGAAAACTGATCCCAAGGCCCAAAAAGAGAAAGGACAGGAAAATATAAGCAGGTGGAGTTTCAGGGATTGACGACAAGGCTTTTCAGCTGATGACCCAGGTCCCACAAAGATAAAGCTCCTAAGGGGGCGTGGTCCCCTAAGGACGCGAACTTCAGACTTCTGGGCGGGGAGGCTTTCTGGACAGTCAGACGTGGATTACGGAGGGGGCGTGGCTTCGGAGGGGCGGAGCTTCAACAAATTCGAATCGTTCTTTGAAGAGCAGGGTTTTGCCCTTTTGGGAGATAGGCCTTTTGACAGGAGTTAGCCGAGGATCGTTGCTAGGAGGCGGAGTTTCGGAGAATGGAAGGAGTAACGAAGGGTTTCTCGTAGTAGGGCTTGGAACGTGTCGGGGGGTGGGGACTTCCAGAAAAACTGGGCGACAGGGTGGGGTcggagacaaaaaataaaaatcaagtcgGGGTTCGGGGGAGCCCCCTGAAGTTGGGAGGTGGGACTTCCGGGGAGAGGGGTCTCAGGGGCGGGACTTATAAATGAAGACCGGAAGTGGGGTCCCGGGAGAGGGGTTCCGGGGTGAAAGAGTGAGTCACCTAAGGAGAAAAAAGTCAAGACTCACCAGGGCCTCATGGAGTCTCCGCACCGCACCGCGGGCCGATTTGGTGCCGGATCACGCCACTGCCAGCTTAGGTTACCGCTCCAACTTTCTCCCCGGGCCCTGCCTCCCTGGAGAAACTTTATTACACTCACTTCCGGCCTCACTAACCCCTGACCCTCTACCTCAGGGTCCCTCCTTCACGCTTCCCACTTTCCCGAGTTAGCCAATGGCAGCGCGAGATCGCGCACAAAGGCAGTGGTGGCCAATAAGACGCCTACTTTTGACCCACGCTCGTTCTTGAGAAGCGTGAGAACTGCCCTCCAATAAGGATCCGAAGAGAAGTAAATCTAAGCCAATCGGAGGCTTGAAAGTAGAGGTGTCCCGCCTCGAGCCAAACGGACCAATAGGAAGTGCGGGCGGCGTGTTTGAAAgcgaggccaaagtgggtgggaGCGCGTGCTGTTGGGAGTTGCTTGGAGGTTGGCGGCGCGGGGCTGAAGGCTAGCAAACCGAGCGATCATGTCGCACAAACAAATTTACTATTCGGACAAATACGACGACGAGGAGTTTGAGTATCGGTTAGTGCTGGCGCGGGAGCAATAGCGAGGGTCGTGAGCTTTGGCCGCTGAGGGCACAAGGAATTAGTAACAGGAACTGAGGCGATAGAATTGGCGCATGCGTACGAGGTGCGAACGGGCAATGGTGTGATATTGTGGAAGGCGTAAGGCGCATGCGCGGAGGTGGGAGGCGCTCGTAAAACAAAGTGGTTGCGAATTTGGAGTCGCCTCTCagtagagaggagagaggggtggGCGTGGTTAGGGTACTGACCACCCTCACCCATGAGGCTTTCTGGATCATTCTCTGAACTTTATCGGGCAAACTTAACTTGCCTTGTAGAGACTGTTTCACAGTAATCTTGTCGAATCCAGTGGGAGAACGTAGCAAAAGCGGAGCTGGAAGTTTCCTGGCGTCCCTAACAGGAGAGTAGCGCTGAGAGAGTTGAATATTGCTTATTAACTCGTGAAAAAGACAAGGGGCGTGGTTGTCTGGCTTGTGTAAGGAAGGGGATCGCTTGGGActgcaatggaataaaactggctAGGAGCATTGAGAAAATACTTAATATGGGTCTAATAGATGCCCTTTAAATATCAAAGGGAACAGTTACGGAATACTTAACAGGTTTCAGGTGTTCTGCTAAAGTGCAAGGATAACACATGGTCTCTGCtgttcacaaatttaaaaatctgtgggTGGTACCGACAGACACCAGAAAGGTGACACACGCTATGCAAGGAGCCATTACAGGGTGTGATGGGAGCACACAAGACTTGCTAAGGAGAGGGAACTGGCGACCCGAAGGCTGCGGCTTCCTAGCTGTGAGCGGGGGTTGAGGTGGGGCTAGAAAGTCAGTCCCCTACTTTTGCTAACTCCAGGACGCTCCCCCATCCCACGCTTCGAGAACGCCCCCCGCCCCGCCACCGCCTTGGAGGCTGACCTCTTACTTTCGGTCGGTCTTCTTCCCTGGGCTTGGTTTGGGGGCGGGGGAGTGTCCTAAGGGCCAATTCAGCGTGATGTCTCTTTCACCACCATTGAAAACGAAACCAGTAGTAAACTACGCGTGTTTTCATTTATATGTCGGAGATAaaaacacagggacagaaagaggggaacaacagacattggggcctgcttgagggaggagggtgggaggaggtagaggttcaggaaaaaaaaaaactgtcgggtactatgcttagtacctgggtgatgaaataacctgtacaccGAACCCCCGAGTCAGgattttacctatataacaaacctgcacatgtacccttgaacatGAAACTTAAAATACTGAGAGGAAAAACGGAAGAGGGAATGTTGGGGAAAGCTTCCTAGAGGGCAGAGCCTGAGATGAGACTCTAAGAAAAAGGTATGTGGGAGGAAGCACCTCTTGACTGAAATTGTTTAGAAGACACTGGATAGCCATCTGCCAAGGATGGTGATGATGGAATCCTGGCACTGGATGTGGCATTCGGGCTTGATAAATTTTAAGTGCATAATCTAGATTGGGAATAAGGGAAGACACAGGATTCCACAAATGTTGGCATTATGCTAATCTGTATTAATTGTAATAATTAAGACCACTTCCTGGTTTGTATCTTGTCTCCTCAGTTGGAgaacataaaatgaaaacttgCTTTTCTTGTGTCTCTTCACCCAGCCTAGTTCAGGGCTTTGGGTCTTCCAGAGAACTCGATGTGCATTGACAAATACATAATCATCTTTATGCCAAGACGGCTCCAGACCCTCCTTTAATTAACTTTCTTTTCCTCAGCTGTTTTCCTCTACATCTGAACTAAACTAACTTAAAACTGTATGTGCTTATAAGAGATTTGTGGAGCTGGGAAGGAATCACCATTTCATCCCCTGGAAGATGAAACTCTTGGCAGTGGCACTTTGGTTTAAGAGGGGTTTTTTGGTGTATGTATTGAAGCCAAATTTCGTGCCAGGGTGGTGTTAGAATGTGagctattttcattatatttggactagaattttttcttttaggagaATGGTGGGGAATCACTGTTACTAGCACAGAGGGAGAACTTAGTACATTTTCATTGAGCATGACGAAGACTATGTGGATTAGTTTGATTCACATCAGGGTAATAATTTTTTTGCTATGAAGGGAGACTTATCCTTGGTTAGAAAAGCACGGAATTTACCCAGAAAGTCTCAAGGTACATCCCTCCAGAGTTAGGAAAATAAGATTCAggatagatttaattttttttttaagagacaaggtcttgctttgttgcccagactggagtgcagtggctattcacaggcacaaccATTGTGCATTGcagccctttcttttttcttattttttttctctttttttgagacggaatctcactctatcgcccagatctcagctcactgcaacctccgcctcctggattcaagggattctctcctgcctcaacctcccaaatagctgggattacaggtgcatgccaccacacccggctaatttttgtatttttagtagagacggggtttcacgttgttggtcaggctggtctccaactcctgacctcaagtgatccacccacctcagcctcccaaagtgctgggattacaggcatgagccaccgcccctggcctatttcttctgtattttaatCAGATTTCAAACTTCATACTGTATctttttcaaactcctgggttcaaatgaccctcctgcctcagcctcccaagtagctgggactgtaggtttgtgccaccatgcctggcttagaTTTTAAAGGACAAGATAGTTCATTTCATCCTTTGTAATAACTTGTCCACACAGTACTTCATAAAAGGCCTTTCCTCGCCACAAAAtaacttctcttccttccttctaatTATTAACACTGTGTGCTCCGTGGGGCTCCCATTATGTTGTAGATAATCAACTAGAAGACTATAAGGTCCATGAAGGCGGAGAAAATGTGCCTTGAACTTAAGTGCTCATTCACTGGAATTATtcactaatttgtatttttaatatactcTCGGAATTTATATAACATAGCCTGTATTTCTAGCTGCTGCTACCccacaataaaattatataaactctGACATCAAAAaccagtttttctttcctttcttggccTTGTAAACAGGCATTTGTCTAAGAGACTGTATCTGGTACTAACATAAATTCCCCACTTCCCCGTTTCTGTTACAGACATGTCATGCTGCCCAAGGACATAGCCAAGCTGGTCCCTAAAACCCATCTGATGTCTGAATCTGAATGGAGGAATCTTGGCGTTCAGCAGAGTCAGGGATGGGTCCATTATATGATCCATGAACCAGGTCAGTGCACTGGCTAAAAACAACCATATAGAACTGCTACACTGAGAGAATGAAAGAATAAGATTGTATAACCCAAATAGGGAGATAGGAAATGGTTTACTGGTTCCTTCCCCCTCCAGTCGtgggggatttttttaaaaaaaaactagtgaCCAAAAATAAGACTAAAATATCTGGGAAGTTCAGAGACAACCTGTCACTGAAAAACCTCCTGTAATCTTTCATTCAATCAGAGGGTATTCTTTTTAAGGCCACATATAGCCTGATCATAGCCCCTGCCTCATTCTCCATCGAAAACATTCTTGGATGTGTTCTAAATAAGCAAAGGAAAGTATATTTATTGATAAGACACCAGACACCCAGCTGCCAGGCAAAACTAATAAGGGACACCCTGGGGCTGTATAAACATAGCAAAAGAACTGATATTAACAATTCTGTACTTGGCAGACAGTCCAGACTTCTGGGTCTGCTTCTAAGGCCATATGCTTAAGTCTTTATTTAGTTATAAAGATCTGAGTGGGTGATAGCTGGGGAGGTGGTAGTGGAATACACTATAGGTTGTACATAGAATGGTGTGAGCTTGTCTCTTAGATTTCCCTCACTCTTTCAGAACCTCACATCTTGCTGTTCCGGCGCCCACTACCCaagaaaccaaagaaatgaaGCTGGCAAGCTACTTTTCAGCCTCAAGCTTTACACAGCTGTCCTTACTTCCTAACATCTTTCTGATAACATTATTATGTTGCCTTCTTGTTTCTCACTTTGATATTTAAAAGATGTTCAATACACTGTTTGAATGTGCTGGTAACTGCTTTGCTTCTTGAGTAGAGCCACCACCACCATAGCCCAGCCAGATGAGTGCTCTGTGGACCCACAGCCTAAGCTGAGTGTGACCCCAGAAGCCACGATGTGCTCTGTATCCAGAACACACTTGGCAGATGGAGGAAGCATCTGAGTTTGAGACCATGGCTGTTACAGGGATCATGTAaacttgctgtttttgttttttcctgccgGGTGTTGTATGTGTGGTGACTTGCGGATTTATGTTTCAGTGTACTGgaaactttccattttattcaagAAATCTGTTCATGTTAAAAGCCTTGATTAAAGAGGAAGTTTTTATAATCTAGTGCTGTAATTGTACGGGTTTTTTCCCCCTCACTCAGGGTGAGCATCATCAATATCATGGTTCTAATTATATGCCCTTCAGTTTGATAATGAAGCTCAGCTCTTTGCTGATAATGAGGTTTAACATTGAGATAACTGGTTTTTAATCTACTTTAAGCAGACTTGCTGTCAAACATCTACTGAAATATATTTCACTCTAACTACTAGCCTGAGGTAGAGGTTATATAGGGACAACTTCATCTCATCCAAACAAATGAACTGCTTCCTACAGTCGGGGTGCTGCCTTTAACATAGTCCCAATATTTGAATGGCACACATGGATAAAAGGATGCTGTCAGTCAGGGGCTGCTTGTGTGTCCCAATTCCTAATAGGAATAATAGGCATATCTATGACCTATTCACTGTGCCCCTTGGTTGGGGAAGGTTTTCAGCTGTTCTTAACTTGGCTTGGGcgttggaatcacctggggagctttacaAGTACTGATGCCTGCCTGAGTCATTCTTAAGGATTCTTAATTGGTCTGGAGTGTGGACTGGGGGTAAAGATTTCAGGCATCTTATGCAGGTAGGTAAAGAACTAAGCTTTGAGAAAACAGGTGCAAAATGTAGCTGTTTAAGAAAACATTCCAGGCcacacgtggtggctcacacctgtaatcccagcattttgggaggctaaggagggcagatcacttgaggtcaggagttcgagaccagcctggccaacatggtgaaactcccgtctctattaaaaatacaaaaattaggctgggtgcagtggctcatgcctgtaatcccagcactttgggaggctgaggtgggtggatcacctgaggtcagaagtttgaaaccagcctggccaacatggtgaaaccccatctctactaaaacaaaattagccgggcgtggtggcacacgcctgtaatcccagctactccggaggctgaggcaggagaatcacttgaacctgggaggcagaggttgcagtgagctgagatcacgctattgcacttcagcttgggcaacaagagtgaaactctgtctcaaaaaaataaaaataaattagccgggcgtggtgtgtgcctgtaatccctgctactcaggaggctgaggtgagaggatcgcttgaacccgagaggcagaggtgaaagtgagccaagatcacaccactgcactcagcctgggcgacagaagctgtgtctcaatttaaaaaaaaaacattccacAGAATAATAACTTCCCCTCTAGTCTAACAAAACAGTAGTACTAAGTggccgggcgtcgtggctcacgcctgtaatcacagcactttgggaggccgaggctggcggatcatgaggtcaggagatcgagaccatcctggctaacatggtgaaaccctgtctc
Protein-coding regions in this window:
- the CKS1B gene encoding cyclin-dependent kinases regulatory subunit 1, encoding MSHKQIYYSDKYDDEEFEYRHVMLPKDIAKLVPKTHLMSESEWRNLGVQQSQGWVHYMIHEPEPHILLFRRPLPKKPKK